A genomic window from Anas platyrhynchos isolate ZD024472 breed Pekin duck chromosome 13, IASCAAS_PekinDuck_T2T, whole genome shotgun sequence includes:
- the TIMP4 gene encoding metalloproteinase inhibitor 4 — translation MNPVLSTLLFSVLLLLTHRIQELVEACSCAPAHPQQLICDSALVIRAKISSEKVVPASDDPLDTHKMIRYEIKQIKMFKGFEKLKDVQYVYTPFDSSLCGVKLEANNKKQYLLTGQILKDGKVFIHLCNYIEPWDDLSLSQKKSLNQRYQMGCGCKITTCYMVPCSITAPNECLWTDWLIERKLYGHQAKHYACIKRSDGTCSWYRGGPPPEKEFIDISEP, via the exons ATGAATCCAGTACTTAGTACCTTGTTGTTTTCAGTGCTTCTGCTGCTGACCCACAGAATTCAGGAGCTGGTGGAGGCGTGCAGCTGTGCCCCTGCTCACCCGCAGCAGCTCATCTGCGATTCTGCTTTAG TGATTCGAGCAAAAATCTCCAGTGAAAAGGTGGTTCCTGCCAGTGATGATCCTCTTGATACCCACAAAATGATCCGGTAtgaaatcaaacaaataaag ATGTTTAAAGGATTTGAAAAGCTCAAGGATGTCCAGTACGTCTATACTCCTTTTGATTCATCACTCTGTGGAGTGAAACTAGAagctaacaacaaaaaacaatatcTTTTGACAG gCCAAATTTTAAAAGATGGTAAAGTCTTCATCCATTTGTGCAACTACATTGAACCATGGGATGATTTATCCTTGTCTCAAAAGAAGAGTCTTAATCAGAGATATCAAATGGGCTGTGGCTGTAAA ATTACTACCTGCTACATGGTGCCCTGCTCGATCACTGCACCAAATGAGTGCCTCTGGACAGACTGGCTGATAGAAAGAAAGCTATATGGGCACCAAGCCAAGCATTATGCCTGTATCAAAAGAAGTGATGGCACTTGCAGCTGGTACCGAGGTGGCCCTCCTCCAGAGAAAGAGTTTATTGATATCAGCGAACCTTAA